In the genome of Notamacropus eugenii isolate mMacEug1 chromosome 5, mMacEug1.pri_v2, whole genome shotgun sequence, one region contains:
- the LOC140508845 gene encoding olfactory receptor 52I1-like, which translates to MLAPPCNQTADNSFTLLGIPGLEGSHLWLAAPLSFMYIVGLVGNTLILTVICIEPTLHEPMYYFLCILAAVDIIMATSVAPKMLSIFWSGDNAITFTACFVQMYVVHAATAVETGLLLGMAFDRYVAICKPLHYQTILTPKMMLGIGLAIVVRAILFMTPLSWMVIHLPFCGSHLIPHSYCEHMAVAKLACADYMPSSLYSLIGSSIIVGSDVSFIATSYSLILQAVFRLSSRDAQLKALSTCGSHVGVMVLYYLPGLISHYVEWFGQGVVPLHTQVLLADFYLVIPPTLNPIIYGLRTKQILQRVLGVLGNCWCIVSRFKLEKLCMST; encoded by the coding sequence ATGCTGGCACCACCTTGCAACCAGACAGCAGATAATTCTTTCACCCTTTTGGGCATCCCAGGACTGGAGGGGTCACACCTCTGGCTGGCAGCCCCATTGAGTTTTATGTATATTGTGGGCCTTGTAGGGAACACTCTGATTCTGACTGTGATCTGCATTGAACCTACTCTGCATGAGCCCATGTACTACTTCCTTTGCATTCTGGCAGCTGTTGATATCATCATGGCCACTTCTGTTGCTCCCAAGATGTTGAGCatcttttggtcaggtgataatGCCATCACATTCACTGCCTGCTTTGTTCAGATGTATGTGGTCCATGCAGCCACAGCTGTTGAGACAGGCCTGTTGTTAGGCATGGCTTTTGATCGCTATGTAGCCATCTGCAAACCTCTGCACTACCAAACCATCCTCACACCCAAGATGATGTTAGGGATTGGCCTAGCTATCGTGGTGAGAGCTATTCTGTTCATGACTCCACTGAGCTGGATGGTGATTCATCTGCCATTCTGTGGCTCCCACTTGATCCCCCATTCGTACTGTGAGCACATGGCTGTGGCCAAGTTGGCATGTGCTGATTATATGCCCAGCAGCCTTTATAGTCTGATTGGTTCCTCTATCATTGTGGGTTCTGATGTGTCCTTTATTGCCACCTCCTACAGCCTGATTCTTCAGGCAGTGTTTAGACTTTCTTCTAGGGATGCCCAACTCAAGGCTCTCAGCACCTGTGGTTCCCATGTAGGAGTCATGGTGCTCTACTATCTTCCTGGGTTGATATCCCATTATGTGGAGTGGTTTGGGCAGGGTGTAGTGCCTCTGCACACACAGGTGCTGCTTGCTGATTTTTATTTGGTCATTCCACCCACCTTGAACCCTATCATCTATGGCCTGAGGACCAAGCAGATCCTACAGCGAGTGTTAGGTGTGCTAGGGAACTGCTGGTGCATTGTGTCGAGGTTCAAATTGGAGAAACTGTGTATGAGCACTTAA